From Alteromonas sp. BL110:
TACTGAAAAGCTAGATAGTGCTGCTAAATCGGCACTTCAAAAGTTGCTTGGCCAGCAGGTTGTAGTAGGGCTAAGTAGAGCAAGCAATGGGAGTATCACACTTCGGATTTCTCAGGAACTTTCAAAAGCAGGCAATGAACCGAGAGTTAATGTCAGTAATTTTGCCACCATTACACATAAAAATGTAAGTACCAACTTACAACAACAAGTTATTGCGAATGCGATTAGGCAAGGGGGCGTGGCAATTGAGCGCAATTCCAATAACCCTCCAAGCCTTAATGCTGTAATAAAAAGTTCAGATACCAAACCGGACGCTCTAAAAGCTGTATCTGCGCTAACCTTGATTGATAACAAGCTTTCGATACGTACAGCGCAACAAAGCCCGCTAGTCCAAATAAACTTGCCTCAGAGCAGCGCGCCTTCTATATCTATTCCTTCTTTAAAGGCAGAACAGGTAAACAAATTCGATCTGTCACAACTTCCCACAGTAACCGCAAAAGGGACAGAAACAGGATTAGATAGAGGTGCTGGTAGTATTACATCTACTGGCGCACATATTGATAAAGAAGCCCCCACATCACTAAAAGGCTCGGATGTGCACAGGGCAATCACCGCCCTTTCTCGAGTCTTACTCAGTCAAACGGGCAATACAAACCAAGCGTTAAGCCAACTTGTCACTATTGTTGAGAACGGAAAGTTATTGCAAGATGCCGGTGCGACCAAGACACCTGAAGTACAGCATATTGATAAGATATTGCAGCAGCTAAAAGGCCTTGATGCGCTTAACGCCAAACCTTCGCAAGCCAGAGCGGTTAATGGTGACTTTATCGGGCCTCCCAAGCCTACTATCGAGCAATTGATGGCGGCGGCAAAAGCGGCTAAACAATCTAAGACCAATGGGTCAGAAGAAACGATGGGAATGCAAGGAAGGGATAGTGGAAGTAAGCCATCCTTTGTATCACTCGCCTCCCTAGCTCAGTCTCTAAGCGCACAAGCAAAAGGGTTATCAAATAATTTACTAAGTAGTTTTGCTCAGCAGTTGACGGCAATTCAAAGTAAGGGCGCAGATGCTCCCCCTATTATTTCAGACACCGATAAGCCTCTTGCTGGCGTTAAAGCAAGCGAAAGCTTCATGGGAGAGAGCGTAAATGCTACCAACGACGTTAATAACGGACCTAAAAAACTCTCACAAGACATGAACGACCAGGGTTTATCTCAACGCTTGCAGCAGCTTATCTCAACACAAGCCTTGGTAACTACTCCGATTAATTTAACGTCGCCTGTAAGTTCATCAAGCTTCGTACAAGGCATGGTTGCGTTAGTTCAGTTGGCGTTAGCAGGCCGAGCCATGCAAAAACAGCCTAGCTTAAAAACCCAAATAGATGCTCCCGACTCTATCGTTTCAAAAACGCTATCGAATATGGGAGTGACCACGCAACCAAGTCGCGTTAGCCAAGACATGAACCAGTTAGACGGGCGCCAGCAGTTGCTTTCTCAACTTAAAACCTTGCTTAGCAGTCATCAGCAAAGCAAAGTAGCAAGTGTCGACTCTCGCATTCAAGGACAAGATAGTTTCTATTACGTTTTACCGTCGCTTTCACAACACCACAGTCCGCCCGAGCTCTTAATAAAGCGTGACCAGGGTGGGCAAAACAATAAACAAGCAAAGGCGGGCCAACGCTCGCTTTGGAATATCACGATGAAGCTGGACATTGGAGATAGCGGGCAAGTATTGGCGAAGTCAAAGATTGATAAAAGCACGATTACTTTAGATTTATACGCATCGAACGATGAAGTGCTTAGGCGTATTGGTGATACGCTACCCTATCTGCATAAGCGCCTTTCCTCTCTCGGGCTTGTGGTTGAAAATACAAGTTACCAGCGAGGCCATATCCCTGAAACGTTAAACACACGCCCTCACCAGATATTTGAAACTAGGGTTTAGGTAGAAGGTGTATGACTGATTCTCAAAAGACAAAACGCGCTATTGGCCTAAAATACGATGGCGGTGACAAGAAAAACGCGCCGAAAGTAGTATCTAAAGGCTATGGAGACTTAGCTGAGGCGATAATCGCCATGGCTGAAGAAACTGGGATACTTATTCATGAAGACCCGTATTTAAGTGAAGTTCTTACCACGTTAGATGTAGGGCAAGACATACCCGAGTCACTGTATTTCGTCATTGCTGAACTTCTTGCTTACTCATATGTATTGCAGGGGAAAATCCCCCCTGGGTGGGAAGGTATTATCAAACGAGTGGATTTTGAAGTGTGAGGATAAAAAATAACCATTTATATCGCCAAACTGCCCTTTTCTTTTTCATAAGTGATTGTTAAAGGTAAGTTCGTTACTGTGCACCTTTCCTCTTTAAAATAAAAGAGCCCGATTTAAGCGAGCTCTTTTGGTATTAAATTGATGTTTGTGAGCTTATCTAAACAGGACTTTTTCTTTATTGAACCAATGGATACAAAAGAAAATTAGACCTGTCGCAATCACCGCCGTAGACGTGAATATGCCAAATAGTGCAAAGTAGTCCATGGTGCCTTTGAACAGCTCTTTCATGGCAAGGGCAACGTTAGTAAGCGGCACCCAAACCCAGCCTCCTTTAAGCTCTACCCCCGGCATCATCGCAATGATTACAGGGAAAATAACTACCATAATTAGTGAACCCATGTAGCTTTGCGCTTCTTTAAAAGAGCGAGCGTAGATCGATAGCGATAATAATACTGCCGCAAAAACTGCCACTACAGGTACTAACATCAAGAAAATTAGCAAGAAGTCTACAAGACCTATCATTGACATAATTTCAACGACAAATTCAACAGCCATGCCCTGGGATAGCACTAGACCCCATATGGCCATGGAAGACACCGTTATTAGCGCGGTAACAATGCCTGCGGTGGCTACCGTAAAGAACTTACCTAATACCAACTTGTGACGGTCCATTGGCGATATAAGCAGGGTTTCTAAAGTACCACGTTCTTTTTCACCTGCCCCTAAATCTGCTGCTGGTGCCATTGCGCCCTGTAAACACAAAATAAAAATGAAGTAGGGCAACATACCGCCTAAGCGTTCACCCCACACTTCGCGATCATCCGCCACATTTTGCTTTTCTATTTTGATTGGCTTTAGTA
This genomic window contains:
- a CDS encoding ABC transporter permease; protein product: MWLIFKKEFKELLRDKKTIIFMIGLPLLLFPAIFGVAFFFMSSAADKAENAVLKYAIVGETYAPEIVQSFNDASDKFEPVTIGDEIDYAKLIKDETLDFVLVIPESFDSDVLNSGQHKIQLYLNDAGLNKVMGRVSDIIDEYTDAFQQSAFAQLNLDETQQEALLKPIKIEKQNVADDREVWGERLGGMLPYFIFILCLQGAMAPAADLGAGEKERGTLETLLISPMDRHKLVLGKFFTVATAGIVTALITVSSMAIWGLVLSQGMAVEFVVEIMSMIGLVDFLLIFLMLVPVVAVFAAVLLSLSIYARSFKEAQSYMGSLIMVVIFPVIIAMMPGVELKGGWVWVPLTNVALAMKELFKGTMDYFALFGIFTSTAVIATGLIFFCIHWFNKEKVLFR
- a CDS encoding EscU/YscU/HrcU family type III secretion system export apparatus switch protein gives rise to the protein MTDSQKTKRAIGLKYDGGDKKNAPKVVSKGYGDLAEAIIAMAEETGILIHEDPYLSEVLTTLDVGQDIPESLYFVIAELLAYSYVLQGKIPPGWEGIIKRVDFEV
- a CDS encoding flagellar hook-length control protein FliK, producing MTTPLSSLLAAASNPPSGSGSASLSQAGSVNAAAQGQKGSSSPAITNAALSQAAALDNAAKVIVERLPERVLAISAPVNSNSSSSAASAAQALNVALPAEIDAKLSKQAISNAQLALLPQSTLAEKPGAQRAVLLTTSLSQQNVVLTAPDKADLLKAVAKTLAENNAAVTLKGELAISTKSESFGQLMVNTSKNNAVPLSEISTEKLDSAAKSALQKLLGQQVVVGLSRASNGSITLRISQELSKAGNEPRVNVSNFATITHKNVSTNLQQQVIANAIRQGGVAIERNSNNPPSLNAVIKSSDTKPDALKAVSALTLIDNKLSIRTAQQSPLVQINLPQSSAPSISIPSLKAEQVNKFDLSQLPTVTAKGTETGLDRGAGSITSTGAHIDKEAPTSLKGSDVHRAITALSRVLLSQTGNTNQALSQLVTIVENGKLLQDAGATKTPEVQHIDKILQQLKGLDALNAKPSQARAVNGDFIGPPKPTIEQLMAAAKAAKQSKTNGSEETMGMQGRDSGSKPSFVSLASLAQSLSAQAKGLSNNLLSSFAQQLTAIQSKGADAPPIISDTDKPLAGVKASESFMGESVNATNDVNNGPKKLSQDMNDQGLSQRLQQLISTQALVTTPINLTSPVSSSSFVQGMVALVQLALAGRAMQKQPSLKTQIDAPDSIVSKTLSNMGVTTQPSRVSQDMNQLDGRQQLLSQLKTLLSSHQQSKVASVDSRIQGQDSFYYVLPSLSQHHSPPELLIKRDQGGQNNKQAKAGQRSLWNITMKLDIGDSGQVLAKSKIDKSTITLDLYASNDEVLRRIGDTLPYLHKRLSSLGLVVENTSYQRGHIPETLNTRPHQIFETRV